Genomic segment of Methanomassiliicoccales archaeon:
CTTATTTTCTCCTTGATTACGGCCGCCTATGTTATTTTCGGCGGCATGCGCGCGGTGATGTACGCCGATGCCTTCCAGGCCGCTCTCATGCTCATAGGCATGAGTGCAATATTGATGCTCACCTATCTCTTGCTCGGAGGCCCTGTGGAGGCCAATACAACCCTCACGCAGATGGCCACGGTGGAGGATCTGGTGCCCGCTGCCTGGAAGAGCATGGGAATGACCGGATGGACGAGCTTCCCGGAGCTTTATTCCGTGATAGGGCTGACGATGGTCACCACTATAATCATGGGCGTGGGGATAGGCGTCTTGGCGCAACCTCAGTTAGTGGTGCGGTTCATGTGCGCCAAGGACGAGAAGGCGTTGAACCGGGCTATCCCCATAGGGGGGATATTCATCCTGATGACTACCGGTGTGGCTTATACAGTAGGAGCTCTCAGCAACGTCTACTTCTACTATGAGAGCCCCCTGCATCAGATAGCCTATCAGGCGGCCGGGAACAATAGGGACGCCATAATGCCTTTGTACATCAATTCCGCCATGCCTGACATAGTGGTGGTGGTCTTCATGCTCACCCTATTGGCCGCGGCCATGTCCACTTTGTCCTCGCAGTTCCATGCACTCGGCTCCGCCGCAGGTTATGATCTTCTCGCTTGGTTCAGGAAGAGGAAAGGCATGTCGTTGGATGAAGATTCTAATCCTGAGAAGAAAGCCTCGCTGAAGTCCAATCGTATAGGCACTTTTGCGATGATATTGATTTCTGTCGTTCTTGCCTTGAGCATGCCTACAGGGATAATCGCCATTGCCACCGCCTTATTCATGGGCTTATGCGCCTCCGCCTTCCTGCCTGCGCTGACGCATGCGCTCTTCTCCAAACGCTTATCGTTGAACGCTGCCAAGCTTAGCCTAGTGTTAGGTACTATATCGTGGTTCCTGTGGGTGGTTTTCGTTCACGACAAGGAAGCGAAGATCCTAGGGATAGGTCAAGCTCTCTTCGGCAGAGCTACGTTGCTAGGGTTCCCCTGGAGCTTCATAGACCCATTGGTGATTGCCATCCCCATTTCCATCGCGGGCCTGGCGATTGGCTGGTCCATCGACTATAAGAGAGGAAAACTGAAGCCAAGACCAGAATGAGCATTGGAACGCGCTGCGGCACTTCAGCAAAATCTCTTTTTTTAATTTCTTTAGTCATCATTTTTATAATATAAATCAATAATAAACGCGTGATATGAGTCTTTCTCCGACTATTCTTTCGATGCGATCTGCAATCTCATTGATACCCTCCGGCGTCTCAATGGCATCCTTATTTTGGAATATCTTCTCCTTAACTTCCATGCCTACCAGATCATCATTTCCTGGCCGAACCTGGAATATCTGCGAGCCTTCGAACCGGAAGCTTTCGGTCGATATACGATCCTCATCTCCGTCGACGATGGCGATGGTGGGCACACCGAAGCGATAAAGTAGCGCTGCCGTGATTCTACTCGTATCATCTCCTACGCTAACCACCAGTTTTGCGTCTCTGCATTTGAAGGGCGCGTCCTCTGCGGCGTGGTCCACAAAATACACCTTTTCTTTCGACGAACCGATACTCCTTGGAACAGCTTTTGTCCTACGCGTGATTCCAGACCGGATGTGCGCTGATGAGATGTCCACCTTGCCCAGACGCTTGACTCCGCTTTCCTTAAGCTCCATGCCTTTGGCCATTAGCTCACCAGAAGGACTAAAGGCCAACTGCACCACATCAGAACAGGCCCTACCTATCACAACGCCATTCACCCAAACGCTTTCTCCCGGTACCACTCCTCTTACTGTCCTCCATCCTGGCTCTTCACCTATATTCTCAAGAATCGGCCTTGGAAGCAGTTCCAAACCAAGCTCCTTACCTATTCGAGTTGCTAAATCCTCCGCACCCTCCTTCCAAACTATCACCATGCCATTATCTACTTGGATTAAAGGACAAGATATTTTTGAACTGCATCTAGAAAATACTATTGAACCGAATCTCAAGCCAGATTCACGGCTCTTCGCATAATTTAATAGAATTAGACAATCAGCCCATCTGTCCAAAGATATCAATTCCACCGAAGGCTTTCTTTTTCGGGATATATCGATTTCCCTTTCCAGCCCGGCGTCTATCACCGCGGCTATACCGGTGATGCCGCTCATTACGGCTGAAGTTTCGCCTTCTTTTTTAAGTATGGCTAAGACCCTTTGTCCTAACCCGACATCTAGAACCTCTGGGCCGTGCAGAACGGCTGCATACTTCATGAGTTCGAAAAATGGCATGCAGCTATTTCATGAATACTTTTGAATTAATTAGCTGTGAGTAATTTTAGATTTTATTCACTCGCAGTGGTCTTATGCGAATGCCTTTATTTACGCCATATGGACAATTTATTAAGGGATTTCAACAAAGGTTTTCCTGAGCTGAATGGTAAGGAATATGAGCCTCCTAATGCACTAAGGGATATTGGTAGGGCGCTTTCGGCCTAAGTTAAATGAGCGCCCGATGCCTTTAAGGCTATTTCACCTGATTGACATTAGCAAGAAAGGAGGATGGTGGCTGATGAGTTGGAGCTGGTTTGGCAAAGTGTTGATAGTGGCTAGCGCTTTTCCATTGGGTATATTTCTGTATGCATTCTTATATATGGATGCCTTAGGATTGGACCCCTGGGACCTATTGATTGCCGGCAGTTTGGTCTTAGCCCTGATCATGATAGGTGTGGGATGGGCTTTAGCCAGGAAAGAGTTATCTTCGTGACGATATCAACACTAATTTTTTTACTCCCGTCCATCACTCTCACTTCTGGAGCATAATTTTCATGAGAGTGATGATGAAGGAGCCTACTAAACGTTCTCAGCTGGGCTCCACTCTTTATACTCACGATTTTCAATCAATCATTGAACCTTTGAGTGATTATTGACATCTCCGACCGCCAGCTAGTACTCATTTTCATGATTCTAGATAGCCCAAAGCAGTACTATGATAAAAGATTTGGATGAGACCACTCCTCAATGATTTAGTCCTCGCCAAATTTAGTCAAGCAATACGATTTTTTCGTTGCTCACTATGACCATATCATTATGCAACTTGTTCCCGTTGGAATGCTCTTCTCTGCATTTCTCCAAAATCCTCGGTAATTCGCTGGAGGAAAAGTTAGACACGCCCTTAGCGAAGTTGCCTATACGCACAACATCACCCTTCTTAAATCTGCCCTCGAAAGATGTTATTCCACAGGGTAGAAGGCTTTTGCCGTTTCGCAACGCCTTCTCCGCTCCTGCGTCCACATTGATCTTTCCTTTTGGTGCAGCGAATAGTATCCACCTCTCCTTATTCGAATATCTGGACTTAGCTGTGAATAATGTGCCTATCTCCTCCCCTTTAACCACCCTTAAAATAACATCTTTAGTCCTGCCATTGGCTATGACCATGTTGATGCCCGACTGCATGGCTATCTTGGCCGCCGCTATCTTGGTGCGCATGCCTCCTACCGAACGCTCGCTTATATTCCCTCCAGCGATGCGCTCTATATCCTTGGTAATCTCGTCTATCGTATGCAGAAGCTTGGCATCGGGATCCACCTCAGGATTGCGGTCATAAAGTCCATCCACATCAGTCAGCAATATAAGTAGGTCAGCATCGATCTTGCTCGCCACTAGCGCACTAAGCCTGTCATTATCTCCGAAAATCTCCTCGATCTCATCAGTGGCGATCACATCATTCTCGTTTACTATCGGCACGACCCCAAGGCGAAACATTGCCTCCATGGCCTTCTTCAAATTGTTGTAGCGCAAGCGATCTGAGAAGGCGCCATATGTGAGTAAGACCTGGCCAACGCATCTGCCATATTTGCGGAATGCATCTCGCCAGGCCATCATTAAGGTAGCTTGTCCCACCGCAGCACAAGCCTGTCTAACCGCTATCTCTTGAGGTCTTCGCTCCATTCCTAGTTCTGTGGTTCCGGCGCCGATGGCTCCCGAGGTCACAATAATCGACTCTATTCCTACTGCTGCCATCTCCATTATCTGCCGCGCCACCGATTCCAAATATTGTTGATCGATGGTGCCGTCCTCACGACAGATGGTATTGGTACCTATCTTTACCACTACCCTTCGCGGATTGAGCGCTCTCATAGCAGCTTCCTGTGCGTGAATCTCCTCG
This window contains:
- a CDS encoding sodium:solute symporter family protein; the encoded protein is LIFSLITAAYVIFGGMRAVMYADAFQAALMLIGMSAILMLTYLLLGGPVEANTTLTQMATVEDLVPAAWKSMGMTGWTSFPELYSVIGLTMVTTIIMGVGIGVLAQPQLVVRFMCAKDEKALNRAIPIGGIFILMTTGVAYTVGALSNVYFYYESPLHQIAYQAAGNNRDAIMPLYINSAMPDIVVVVFMLTLLAAAMSTLSSQFHALGSAAGYDLLAWFRKRKGMSLDEDSNPEKKASLKSNRIGTFAMILISVVLALSMPTGIIAIATALFMGLCASAFLPALTHALFSKRLSLNAAKLSLVLGTISWFLWVVFVHDKEAKILGIGQALFGRATLLGFPWSFIDPLVIAIPISIAGLAIGWSIDYKRGKLKPRPE
- a CDS encoding DUF2117 domain-containing protein is translated as MKYAAVLHGPEVLDVGLGQRVLAILKKEGETSAVMSGITGIAAVIDAGLEREIDISRKRKPSVELISLDRWADCLILLNYAKSRESGLRFGSIVFSRCSSKISCPLIQVDNGMVIVWKEGAEDLATRIGKELGLELLPRPILENIGEEPGWRTVRGVVPGESVWVNGVVIGRACSDVVQLAFSPSGELMAKGMELKESGVKRLGKVDISSAHIRSGITRRTKAVPRSIGSSKEKVYFVDHAAEDAPFKCRDAKLVVSVGDDTSRITAALLYRFGVPTIAIVDGDEDRISTESFRFEGSQIFQVRPGNDDLVGMEVKEKIFQNKDAIETPEGINEIADRIERIVGERLISRVYY
- the proB gene encoding glutamate 5-kinase, with the protein product MRALNPRRVVVKIGTNTICREDGTIDQQYLESVARQIMEMAAVGIESIIVTSGAIGAGTTELGMERRPQEIAVRQACAAVGQATLMMAWRDAFRKYGRCVGQVLLTYGAFSDRLRYNNLKKAMEAMFRLGVVPIVNENDVIATDEIEEIFGDNDRLSALVASKIDADLLILLTDVDGLYDRNPEVDPDAKLLHTIDEITKDIERIAGGNISERSVGGMRTKIAAAKIAMQSGINMVIANGRTKDVILRVVKGEEIGTLFTAKSRYSNKERWILFAAPKGKINVDAGAEKALRNGKSLLPCGITSFEGRFKKGDVVRIGNFAKGVSNFSSSELPRILEKCREEHSNGNKLHNDMVIVSNEKIVLLD